The following coding sequences lie in one Arachis ipaensis cultivar K30076 chromosome B05, Araip1.1, whole genome shotgun sequence genomic window:
- the LOC107644649 gene encoding putative pentatricopeptide repeat-containing protein At1g12700, mitochondrial, which translates to MMLRSSTRASLRFFPQQSQFGTFSRPKPFLDAIKDRPHLVNSIRNLQNLDSALHLFDKMLSMNPLPCVNDFNFLFSSIVKMKHYTAAISLIKHLFSLRLKSDIYTLNIVVNCLCRLNHTPFAFSVVGMMFKIGLEPNVVTLNTIVNGLCIEGNVDYAIWFLDHMDYLGYQPDTHTFGAIINGLCKMGNTPAAIAILRNTETRNCKPSFDVMDYNTIVDSLCKDGLVSEALSLFSEMRTKGIQPDTITYNRLIQGLCTFSRWQEAASLLSERKQKGIMPDTHTFNILVDALCKEGKISSARAIFGQMVRMGEEPTVVTYNSMIAGYCFQNQMEEAMKVFDLMVHKGCVPTVYTYTSLIHGWCKMKRINKAIYLLGEMINKGLNLDVVTWNTLIYGFCKAGKPVAAKELFFTMHKFGQYPDLSSCAIILDGLFKCHLISDAISLFSEMEKNNLDLNIETYNVVLRGMCHAGKLNDALELFSCLPAKGLKPDVYTYTIMIQGLCGEGLLIDAEEMLMNMEEHGCLPDSCTYNVFIQGLLRRNAVLKSLKYFQTMKDKGCAANATTMELLVDYLSTHKGENAFQEFVQKIV; encoded by the coding sequence ATGATGTTGCGTTCATCAACTAGAGCTTCTCTGCGCTTCTTTCCGCAGCAATCTCAATTTGGTACTTTTTCTCGTCCCAAACCCTTTCTTGATGCCATCAAGGACAGACCCCATCTCGTAAATTCTATTAGGAATCTCCAGAACCTTGATTCTGCTCTGCatctgtttgacaaaatgctttcCATGAACCCTTTGCCATGCGTGAATGACTTTAACTTTTTGTTTAGCTCTATTGTTAAGATGAAGCATTACACAGCTGCCATTTCGTTAATCAAACACTTGTTCTCCTTACGACTCAAATCTGATATCTATACACTCAATATTGTTGTCAATTGTCTGTGCCGTTTGAATCACACTCCCTTTGCCTTCTCTGTCGTGGGGATGATGTTCAAAATCGGCTTGGAGCCCAATGTGGTCACATTGAACACCATTGTTAATGGTCTTTGTATTGAAGGCAACGTGGATTATGCTATTTGGTTTCTTGACCACATGGATTACTTGGGATATCAACCCGACACCCACACGTTTGGAGCAATTATAAATGGATTGTGCAAGATGGGCAACACCCCTGCTGCCATTGCCATTCTAAGGAACACGGAAACAAGAAACTGCAAACCAAGTTTTGATGTTATGGATTATAACACAATTGTGGATAGTCTTTGCAAGGATGGGCTGGTATCTGAGGCTTTGAGTCTATTCTCCGAAATGAGAACAAAAGGTATACAACCCGATACTATCACTTACAATCGCTTGATTCAAGGACTGTGTACTTTCAGCAGATGGCAGGAGGCTGCGTCTTTACTGAGCGAGAGAAAACAAAAGGGAATTATGCCGGATACGCATACTTTTAATATTTTAGTGGATGCTCTTTGTAAAGAGGGAAAGATTTCAAGTGCTAGAGCCATATTTGGTCAAATGGTTCGAATGGGAGAGGAGCCTACTGTTGTCACCTATAACTCAATGATTGCTGGTTATTGTTTCCAAAATCAAATGGAGGAAGCCATGAAAGTATTTGATTTGATGGTTCACAAGGGATGCGTACCAACCGTCTACACTTATACTTCATTAATCCATGGGTGGTGCAAGATGAAACGGATTAATAAGGCTATTTATCTCTTGGGTGAAATGATCAATAAAGGTTTAAATCTGGATGTTGTGACTTGGAATACTCTTATCTATGGATTTTGCAAAGCGGGTAAACCGGTAGCTGCTAAAGAATTGTTTTTTACAATGCACAAATTTGGTCAATATCCTGATCTATCGAGCTGTGCCATAATATTGGATGGCCTATTCAAATGTCATTTGATTTCCGATGCAATATCATTATTTAGTGAAATGGAGAAGAATAATTTGGATCTTAATATTGAAACTTATAATGTGGTGCTCCGTGGGATGTGCCATGCTGGAAAACTAAATGATGCACTAGAACTCTTCTCTTGTCTGCCAGCAAAAGGCTTGAAACCTGATGTATATACTTATACAATCATGATCCAAGGTCTATGTGGGGAAGGACTTCTGATTGATGCTGAAGAAATGCTGATGAATATGGAAGAGCATGGCTGCTTGCCAGATAGCTGCACATATAACGTCTTCATCCAAGGATTACTACGACGAAATGCTGTTCTGAAGTCATTAAAATATTTTCAGACTATGAAAGACAAAGGTTGTGCAGCAAATGCTACAACCATGGAGTTGCTTGTAGATTACCTCTCTACGCACAAAGGAGAGAATGCTTTTCAAGAATTTGTGCAGAAAATTGTTTGA